Genomic segment of Microbacterium hydrocarbonoxydans:
CTGCATCGATCGTCACGTCGGAGCGCGTCCACGAGGTCTTCGGCCTGGAATGCTCGATCATCGCCGACCCGCACAGCGGCACCCCCCTCGTCATCCCTCGGTGACCGCAGCCGGCGTCGGTGGCTGCCGGTAGCGTGCCACCGGTGCAGATGATCCAGCTCCCGTCCCCGTGTTCGCTGTGCGGTCACGTCGACGGAGTGCGCGTCGCCACAGCTCTCCTGTGCACCTGGTGCGGATGGCGCTACGGCGATTCACCCGACCCCGACCTCCCCCGGCCTGTGGTCGAGGTCGTCTACTACCTGCGCTACGACCGTCGTGTGAAGATCGGCACGAGTCGGCGCCCGCGTCAACGGCTCGCCAGCATCCGCCACGACGAGCTCCTCGCCTTCGAGCCTGGAGGGCGAGCGGTCGAGCAGGCGCGGCACCGCGAGTTCGCCGACATCCGCGAGGGCGGCGAGTGGTTCACCCTCACCCGGCCACTCGAGATCCATATCGCCGGGCTCCGTACGGTGGCCGACCCGTGGCAGCTCTATGCGCGGTGGGTGAGCGAGTCCTTGCAGCACTGAGGCCCCGCACGGGACCGATACCGTGCGGGACCTCAGGTTCTTCGCGGCGCTGGGCCTGGTCAGGCGCGCGCCGTGGCCTTGACCTTCGCGGGCTGCGGCTGGGAGAAGATCACCACGATGATCACTGCCACACCGACGACGACATGCGGGAGCCACACGTTGGGCGCCTCGGTCGAGAAACCGA
This window contains:
- a CDS encoding GIY-YIG nuclease family protein: MIQLPSPCSLCGHVDGVRVATALLCTWCGWRYGDSPDPDLPRPVVEVVYYLRYDRRVKIGTSRRPRQRLASIRHDELLAFEPGGRAVEQARHREFADIREGGEWFTLTRPLEIHIAGLRTVADPWQLYARWVSESLQH